One part of the Mariniblastus fucicola genome encodes these proteins:
- the lpdA gene encoding dihydrolipoyl dehydrogenase, with the protein MADNNYDLVVLGGGPGGYVAAIRGAQLGLKSAVIDENQKFGGTCLRVGCIPSKALLESSHLLVEARDHMMEHGITATKLTVDLAAMMRRKSGVVDTLTGGVAQLLKKNKVKAIVGRGKLVGQNQIEIAGGETITAKNIIIATGSVPMALPGIELDGDRVGDSTAALSYTSVPRKLVVVGGGYIGLELGSVWSRLGSEVIILEAMDKVLGGLDQEIARTARRTFEKQGLQFRTGMWVESVVRNGDKCTVNIKGGETIECDRVLVAAGRSPNTKSIGLDVAGVEVDQRGFIVTDSHMKTSVDGIYAVGDCIGGAMLAHKASEEGIAVVEHIATGVGHVSYDTIPAIVYTHPEIASVGRTEEQLKAEGVNYKKGSCPFGANGRARAMGSAEGKIKILADADTDRILGVHAIGPRAGDLIAEAAVAMNFGASSEDLARCCHAHPTLSEIMQEAALAVSKRAIHT; encoded by the coding sequence ATGGCAGACAACAACTACGATTTGGTCGTCCTTGGCGGAGGCCCTGGCGGCTACGTCGCAGCAATCCGCGGAGCTCAGCTTGGGCTCAAGTCAGCCGTTATCGACGAAAACCAAAAGTTCGGCGGAACGTGCCTGAGAGTGGGCTGCATCCCCAGTAAAGCTCTGCTGGAATCGAGTCATCTGCTGGTCGAAGCTCGTGACCACATGATGGAACACGGCATCACGGCGACCAAGCTTACGGTCGATCTTGCGGCGATGATGCGTCGTAAATCTGGCGTCGTTGATACGCTCACCGGCGGCGTGGCTCAGTTGCTCAAGAAGAACAAAGTCAAAGCCATCGTCGGTCGCGGCAAACTGGTTGGCCAAAACCAAATCGAAATTGCGGGTGGCGAAACCATCACGGCGAAGAACATCATCATCGCAACCGGCAGCGTTCCGATGGCGCTTCCGGGTATCGAGCTTGACGGCGATCGTGTCGGCGACAGTACGGCTGCTCTTTCTTACACTAGCGTGCCGCGGAAGCTGGTTGTGGTCGGCGGAGGCTACATTGGACTGGAACTGGGTTCCGTGTGGAGTCGACTTGGCTCGGAAGTCATCATCCTCGAAGCGATGGACAAAGTCCTTGGCGGCCTGGATCAGGAAATCGCCCGAACGGCACGGCGAACTTTCGAGAAACAGGGCCTTCAGTTCCGTACAGGAATGTGGGTTGAATCCGTTGTCCGCAATGGCGACAAATGTACCGTCAACATCAAGGGCGGCGAAACAATTGAGTGTGATCGAGTGCTTGTCGCTGCCGGTCGATCGCCGAACACGAAATCCATCGGCTTGGACGTGGCCGGAGTTGAAGTTGACCAACGCGGTTTTATCGTGACCGATTCTCACATGAAGACATCGGTCGACGGAATCTATGCCGTCGGAGACTGTATTGGTGGCGCAATGCTTGCCCATAAAGCTTCCGAAGAAGGCATCGCAGTTGTCGAGCACATCGCTACCGGCGTCGGCCATGTCAGCTACGACACGATTCCGGCGATCGTCTACACGCATCCGGAAATCGCATCTGTCGGCCGTACCGAGGAACAGCTGAAAGCCGAAGGCGTGAACTACAAGAAGGGTTCATGCCCGTTTGGAGCCAACGGTCGTGCTCGTGCGATGGGTTCTGCGGAAGGCAAGATCAAGATTTTGGCTGACGCGGACACCGATCGGATTCTTGGCGTGCACGCCATCGGTCCACGAGCAGGTGACTTGATCGCGGAAGCCGCGGTGGCGATGAACTTCGGAGCCTCCAGCGAAGATTTGGCTCGCTGTTGCCATGCTCATCCGACGCTTTCCGAGATCATGCAGGAAGCCGCGTTGGCTGTGAGCAAGCGGGCGATCCACACGTAA
- the odhB gene encoding 2-oxoglutarate dehydrogenase complex dihydrolipoyllysine-residue succinyltransferase, with protein MAEIKVPEFGDSIQEVQVFQWLKKPGEWVERDEDIVELESEKASQALPAPVSGVLQSVSVAEGEIAQVGDLLCVIDESASKDGAAAGQSSAAAAAGGSTESTAVVDAPPADGESASWIMPAAQVMLSEYKISADAIQPSGPGGRLLKEDVLKYVEANGLRPGGSPPAEAKPQTSAPAPALPPLTTTPASAPPAPAPPSAPAQSLSAQTEEWNDSMGPREDTSKPMSMIRRTIAKRLVEAQQTAALLTTFNEVDMKPVMDLRSKYKEAFQKKHGVKLGFMSFFAKAVVEGLRRFPAINSEIQGNNIISKNYHDIGIAIGGGKGLVVPVLRNAERMSFADIERQIGTYAGLAADNKIKPADIEGGTFTISNGGVYGSLLSTPIVNPPQSGILGLHSIQDRAVVVNKEIVIRPMMYIALTYDHRIVDGKEAVTFLRTIKEVLEEPARLFLEV; from the coding sequence ATGGCTGAAATCAAAGTACCTGAATTCGGAGATTCAATTCAGGAAGTCCAGGTATTTCAATGGCTCAAGAAACCCGGCGAATGGGTCGAGCGAGACGAAGACATCGTTGAGCTTGAATCCGAGAAGGCATCGCAGGCTCTTCCAGCACCCGTTTCTGGAGTGCTGCAATCCGTATCCGTTGCCGAAGGCGAAATCGCTCAGGTCGGAGATCTGCTTTGCGTGATCGACGAATCTGCTTCCAAAGACGGAGCCGCGGCGGGCCAAAGTTCTGCAGCAGCGGCTGCTGGCGGTTCGACAGAATCGACGGCCGTTGTCGATGCTCCACCTGCTGACGGCGAGAGCGCGAGCTGGATCATGCCGGCGGCTCAGGTCATGCTCAGCGAGTACAAAATCTCTGCAGATGCGATCCAGCCTTCGGGCCCCGGTGGCAGATTGCTCAAGGAAGACGTTCTGAAGTACGTCGAAGCCAATGGTTTGCGCCCGGGCGGATCACCGCCTGCTGAAGCCAAGCCGCAAACTTCTGCTCCCGCTCCTGCGTTGCCACCGCTGACAACTACCCCTGCGTCGGCTCCACCGGCTCCCGCACCACCATCGGCACCGGCTCAGTCGTTGTCTGCTCAAACGGAAGAGTGGAACGATTCGATGGGGCCACGTGAGGACACGTCGAAGCCGATGAGCATGATTCGGCGGACGATTGCCAAACGACTGGTCGAAGCACAGCAGACGGCAGCTCTGTTGACGACGTTTAACGAAGTCGACATGAAACCTGTGATGGATTTGCGTTCGAAGTACAAGGAAGCATTCCAAAAGAAACACGGCGTCAAGCTTGGCTTTATGTCGTTCTTTGCGAAGGCCGTTGTGGAAGGTCTGCGTCGATTCCCGGCGATCAATTCCGAAATCCAGGGCAACAACATTATCAGCAAGAACTACCACGACATCGGTATCGCGATCGGTGGCGGAAAAGGACTTGTCGTTCCCGTGCTTCGCAACGCAGAGCGCATGAGTTTTGCCGATATCGAGCGTCAGATCGGCACCTACGCGGGTCTTGCCGCAGACAACAAGATCAAGCCGGCGGACATCGAAGGCGGAACGTTTACAATCAGTAACGGCGGGGTCTACGGATCGTTGCTTTCAACACCGATCGTGAACCCACCTCAAAGCGGCATTCTTGGGTTGCATTCAATTCAGGATCGGGCCGTCGTGGTCAACAAGGAAATCGTCATCCGCCCGATGATGTACATTGCGTTGACTTACGATCACCGGATTGTTGACGGAAAAGAAGCCGTGACGTTCCTCAGAACGATCAAGGAAGTCCTCGAAGAGCCGGCTCGGCTGTTCCTGGAAGTCTGA